The following are encoded together in the Apis mellifera strain DH4 linkage group LG4, Amel_HAv3.1, whole genome shotgun sequence genome:
- the LOC408791 gene encoding 1-phosphatidylinositol 4,5-bisphosphate phosphodiesterase classes I and II isoform X1 yields the protein MASNKTAGSVVQFRPIEVSQQLQEGEKFIKWDEDSGIATPVTLRVDKFGFYLHWVDQHNEMEMLDIAVIRDTRTGKYAKVPKDPKLRYLVTMGSQDSLEEKTVTICYGSDFVNMNFINFCTTRAEVAKHWTEEIFQLAYNLSLLNISTTMFLQKAHTKLTLAADKSGKIPVKNIIRMFTQNKEDRKRVEKALDISGFPSGKNDVISLQKFQFEDFFNFYKSLTQRSDVEKVFERIVGNNKRRLMSVTQFVDFLNKTQRDPRLNEILYPYANEARAKDIISQYEPNKYNANRGQLSFDGFLRYLMSEDNPIVALSKLELSDDMDQPLAHYFINSSHNTYLTGHQLTGKSSVEIYRQCLLAGCRCVELDFWNGKFEEPVIVHGYTFVPEIYARDVIEAIAESAFKTSEYPVILSFENHCNPRQQAKIAQYCRELFGEMLLDAPLESHKLEPGQELPPPCLLKRKIIIKNKKKHHHHHKKHKKKQQTPVTEFEEEARENEDNGVTNQVAEGENGPPPDIVSHAEAIDNNDQQIGNGDISHPPMLQQRQSSKDSTQDDEDEEEESTTEEDESNVEDIKLRMVDKVPAPDKVAPNAKETEAGAEISALVNYVQPVHFNSFESAEKKNRMYEMSSFDEKQATTLLKERPLEFVNYNKHQLSRVYPAGTRFDSSNFMPQVFWNAGCQLVALNYQTLDLAMQLNLGIFEYNQRCGYLLKPEFMRRKDQRLDPFAESTVDGIIAGTVHIHVISAQFLTDKRVGTYIEVDMYGLPADTVRKKFRTKIVPNNGINPVYDEEPFIFKKVVLPELASIRIAAYEESGRLIGHRVLPVVGLCPGYRHVALRTECGQPLPLANLFLHVIVKDYVPDGLSELAEALANPIKYQSETEKREKQLSVLTDGSEDPSEEINDKPKVGEGASSSSKPTEETVKTKRLQSVGELPPLVPPSTNIHGRPSIAGINMSETQDNEDGTPTSTVQVVDASTNKSSVNITGMSDEIVAESLEKLMENKLVREKKIELEKKLESLRKKHEKEKLRMQTQKGSIDGEKHKSKFYVSHKLVKRLSSRNIFSSEVGLSTLALAETSECTDIENREGNGGTPKGLPRSQSERLLAVCKAHVQQERELQEKYYENLFATLEKVMKTSQSNQLKTLRVLLERETADVMRKLQATRHGEVKQLAKVHKDKAELDRMKREVAKSTVEKGVNECTRLTKIYEKKRAELERQHEEVRQRLEAERAKVKATLMAEYSSRCSKYESGELSLSPSGGTGMPESLSGNTY from the exons ATGGCGAGTAATAAGACAGCAGGTAGTGTCGTGCAATTTAGACCTATTGAAGTGTCTCAACAATTAcaagagggagaaaaattcatcaaatggGATGAG GATTCTGGTATAGCAACTCCAGTAACATTGAGAGTTGATAAATTTGGATTTTACCTGCATTGGGTGGATCAACATAATGAAATGGAAATGTTGGATATTGCTGTAATAAGAGATACTAGAACTGGAAAATATGCTAAAGTACCAAag GATCCCAAATTAAGATATCTTGTAACAATGGGTTCTCAAGATTCTTTAGAAGAGAAAACAGTAACAATTTGTTATGGATCTGATTTTgtcaatatgaattttattaacttctGTACAACACGTGCAGAAGTTGCAAAACATTGgacagaagaaatttttcaacttgcATATAATCTATCCCTATTAAACATCAGTACAACTATGTTTTTGCAAAAAGCACATACCAAACTTACACTTGCAGCTGATAAATCAGGAAAAATACCTGTTAAGAA tattataaGAATGTTTACGCAAAACAAAGAAGATCGTAAACGAGTCGAAAAAGCTCTTGATATTTCTGGTTTTCCATCTGGAAAA aatgacgtaatatcattacaaaaatttcaatttgaagattttttcaacttttataaatCTCTTACTCAACGATCGGATGttgaaaaagttttcgaaCGCATCGTAGGCAATAATAAGCGTAGGCTAATGTCTGTAACTCAATTTGTTGACTTTTTGAATAAAACTCAAAGAGATCCGcgtttaaacgaaatattgtATCCTTATGCAAATGAGGCGAGAGCGAAGGATATTATAAGTCAATACGaaccaaataaatataatgcaaatcGGGGTCAGCTAAGTTTTGATggatttttgagatatttgaTGAGTGAAGATAACCCAATCGTGGCTTTATCGAAACTTGAATTATCAGATGACATGGACCAACCGCTTGCacattactttataaattctaGTCACAATACATACTTAACAG gACATCAACTTACTGGAAAAAGTTCCGTCGAAATATATCGTCAATGTCTGCTTGCTGGTTGCCGATGTGTAGAATTGGACTtttggaatggaaaatttgaagaacCTGTCATTGTTCAtgg atATACATTTGTACCTGAAATATATGCACGAGATGTGATTGAAGCGATTGCTGAAAGTGCTTTTAAAACATCAGAATATCCTGTTATTCTTAGTTTTGAAAATCATTGCAATCCAAGACAGCAAGCTAAGATAGCTCAATATTGTAGAGAATTATTTGGAGAAATGTTGCTGGATGCTCCTCTTGAATCTCATAAG ttggAACCAGGACAAGAATTACCACCTCCATGTTTATTAAAACgcaagattataattaaaaataaaaagaaacatcatcatcatcataaaaaacataaaaaaaagcaaCAGACACCGGTAACAGAATTTGAAGAGGAAGCGCGAGAAAATGAAGATAATGGAGTAACAAATCAAGTTGCGGAGGGAGAAAATGGACCGCCGCCAGATATTGTTTCTCATGCTGAAgcaattgataataatgatcaaCAGATCGGAAATGGAGATATTTCACATCCTCCGATGTTACAGCAAAGACAAAGCAGCAAGGATAGTACTCAGGATGATGAAG atgaagaagaagaatctacTACAGAAGAAGATGAATCAAATGTAgaggatattaaattaagaatggtTGATAAAGTGCCTGCACCTGATAAAGTAGCACCTAATGCCAAAGAAACAGAAGCTGGAGCAGAAATTTCAGCTTTAGTTAATTATGTGCAACCTGTTCATTTTAATAGTTTCGAATCAGCTGAAA aaaaaaatcgaatgtaTGAAATGTCATCATTTGATGAAAAACAAGCTACAAcacttttaaaagaaagaccattagaatttgtaaattataacaaacatCAATTATCAAGAGTATATCCAGCAGGTACACGTTTCGATTCTAGTAATTTCATGCCTCAAGTCTTTTGGAATGCAGGTTGTCAGCTAGTtgcattaaattatcaaactcTTG aTCTTGCGATGCAATTAAATTTgggaatttttgaatataatcaaCGTTGTGGTTATCTCTTGAAACCAGAATTCATGAGACGAAAGGATCAACGATTAGATCCTTTTGCGGAATCGACAGTAGATGGTATTATAGCGGGAACGGTTCATATACACGTAATATCGGCTCAATTTTTAACAGACAAAAGAGTGGGTACTTATATAGAAGTAGATATGTATGGTTTACCTGCAGATAcagtgagaaaaaaatttcgtacaAAAATTGTTCCGAACAATGGAATCAATCCTGTTTACGATGAAGAacctttcatatttaaaaaa gTAGTTTTGCCTGAGCTTGCTTCAATTAGAATTGCTGCATATGAAGAATCAGGACGTTTAATTGGTCATAGAGTGCTACCTGTAGTTGGATTATGTCCAGGTTACCGACATGTTGCTCTTAGAACAGAATGTGGACAACCATTACCATtagcaaatttatttttacacgtaATTGTAAAAGATTATGTCCCAGATGGATTGAGTGAACTTGCTGAAGCTTTAGCAAAtccaattaaatatcaaagtgaaacagaaaaaagagaaaaacagtTATCAGTTCTTACAGACGGTTCAGAAGATCCATCAGAGGAAATTAAT GATAAACCCAAAGTTGGTGAAGGAGCAAGTTCTTCTTCTAAACCAACA GAGGAAACAGTCAAAACGAAAAGATTACAATCTGTGGGTGAATTACCACCACTTGTACCACCATCTACAAATATTCATGGTAGGCCATCTATTGCTGGGATAAATATGTCTGAAACACAAGATAACGAGGATGGAACTCCTACATCTACAGTTCAAGTTGTTGATGCTTCCACAAATAAAAGTTCAGTCAATATCACTGGTA TGAGCGATGAAATAGTGGCCGaatctttagaaaaattaatggaaaataaacttgttcgagaaaagaaaatagagcTCGAGAAGAAGCTTGAATCATTGCGAAAAAagcatgaaaaagaaaaattaagaatgcaAACGCAGAAAGGATCCATCGATGGTGAAAAGCATAAATCGAAATTCTATGTGAGCCATAAATTAGTGAAACGATTGTCAAGTAGAAATAT attttcaaGTGAAGTAGGATTGAGTACGTTAGCTTTAGCAGAAACATCAGAATGCACAGACATTGAAAACCGCGAAGGAAATGGTGGAACTCCAAAAGGACTACCTAGAAGTCAGAGTGAACGTTTGTTAGCCGTATGTAAAGCTCATGTACAACAAGAACGAGAACTTCAGGAAAAGtactatgaaaatttatttgcaactTTGGAGAAAGTAATGAAAACTTCTCAATCCaatcaattaaaaacattGAGAGTACTTTTAGAGCGAGAAACTGCCGATGTTATGAGAAAACTTCAAGCTACAAGACACGGAGAA GTGAAACAATTAGCAAAAGTGCATAAAGATAAAGCCGAATTAGATCGTATGAAGAGGGAGGTTGCAAAATCAACGGTTGAAAAAGGCGTAAATGAATGTACacgattaacaaaaatttacgagaaaaaaagagcagAACTCGAACGACAACATGAAGAAGTTCGACAAAGGTTAGAAGCAGAAAGAGCAAAg GTTAAAGCTACTCTAATGGCAGAATATAGTAGTCGATGTAGTAAATATGAGAGTGGAGAGTTATCTTTGTCGCCATCCGGCGGAACTGGTATGCCGGAATCACTTAGTGGAAATACATATTGA
- the LOC408791 gene encoding 1-phosphatidylinositol 4,5-bisphosphate phosphodiesterase classes I and II isoform X4, which yields MASNKTAGSVVQFRPIEVSQQLQEGEKFIKWDEDSGIATPVTLRVDKFGFYLHWVDQHNEMEMLDIAVIRDTRTGKYAKVPKDPKLRYLVTMGSQDSLEEKTVTICYGSDFVNMNFINFCTTRAEVAKHWTEEIFQLAYNLSLLNISTTMFLQKAHTKLTLAADKSGKIPVKNIIRMFTQNKEDRKRVEKALDISGFPSGKNDVISLQKFQFEDFFNFYKSLTQRSDVEKVFERIVGNNKRRLMSVTQFVDFLNKTQRDPRLNEILYPYANEARAKDIISQYEPNKYNANRGQLSFDGFLRYLMSEDNPIVALSKLELSDDMDQPLAHYFINSSHNTYLTGHQLTGKSSVEIYRQCLLAGCRCVELDFWNGKFEEPVIVHGYTFVPEIYARDVIEAIAESAFKTSEYPVILSFENHCNPRQQAKIAQYCRELFGEMLLDAPLESHKLEPGQELPPPCLLKRKIIIKNKKKHHHHHKKHKKKQQTPVTEFEEEARENEDNGVTNQVAEGENGPPPDIVSHAEAIDNNDQQIGNGDISHPPMLQQRQSSKDSTQDDEDEEEESTTEEDESNVEDIKLRMVDKVPAPDKVAPNAKETEAGAEISALVNYVQPVHFNSFESAEKKNRMYEMSSFDEKQATTLLKERPLEFVNYNKHQLSRVYPAGTRFDSSNFMPQVFWNAGCQLVALNYQTLDLAMQLNLGIFEYNQRCGYLLKPEFMRRKDQRLDPFAESTVDGIIAGTVHIHVISAQFLTDKRVGTYIEVDMYGLPADTVRKKFRTKIVPNNGINPVYDEEPFIFKKVVLPELASIRIAAYEESGRLIGHRVLPVVGLCPGYRHVALRTECGQPLPLANLFLHVIVKDYVPDGLSELAEALANPIKYQSETEKREKQLSVLTDGSEDPSEEINEETVKTKRLQSVGELPPLVPPSTNIHGRPSIAGINMSETQDNEDGTPTSTVQVVDASTNKSSVNITGMSDEIVAESLEKLMENKLVREKKIELEKKLESLRKKHEKEKLRMQTQKGSIDGEKHKSKFYVSHKLVKRLSSRNIFSSEVGLSTLALAETSECTDIENREGNGGTPKGLPRSQSERLLAVCKAHVQQERELQEKYYENLFATLEKVMKTSQSNQLKTLRVLLERETADVMRKLQATRHGEVKQLAKVHKDKAELDRMKREVAKSTVEKGVNECTRLTKIYEKKRAELERQHEEVRQRLEAERAKVKATLMAEYSSRCSKYESGELSLSPSGGTGMPESLSGNTY from the exons ATGGCGAGTAATAAGACAGCAGGTAGTGTCGTGCAATTTAGACCTATTGAAGTGTCTCAACAATTAcaagagggagaaaaattcatcaaatggGATGAG GATTCTGGTATAGCAACTCCAGTAACATTGAGAGTTGATAAATTTGGATTTTACCTGCATTGGGTGGATCAACATAATGAAATGGAAATGTTGGATATTGCTGTAATAAGAGATACTAGAACTGGAAAATATGCTAAAGTACCAAag GATCCCAAATTAAGATATCTTGTAACAATGGGTTCTCAAGATTCTTTAGAAGAGAAAACAGTAACAATTTGTTATGGATCTGATTTTgtcaatatgaattttattaacttctGTACAACACGTGCAGAAGTTGCAAAACATTGgacagaagaaatttttcaacttgcATATAATCTATCCCTATTAAACATCAGTACAACTATGTTTTTGCAAAAAGCACATACCAAACTTACACTTGCAGCTGATAAATCAGGAAAAATACCTGTTAAGAA tattataaGAATGTTTACGCAAAACAAAGAAGATCGTAAACGAGTCGAAAAAGCTCTTGATATTTCTGGTTTTCCATCTGGAAAA aatgacgtaatatcattacaaaaatttcaatttgaagattttttcaacttttataaatCTCTTACTCAACGATCGGATGttgaaaaagttttcgaaCGCATCGTAGGCAATAATAAGCGTAGGCTAATGTCTGTAACTCAATTTGTTGACTTTTTGAATAAAACTCAAAGAGATCCGcgtttaaacgaaatattgtATCCTTATGCAAATGAGGCGAGAGCGAAGGATATTATAAGTCAATACGaaccaaataaatataatgcaaatcGGGGTCAGCTAAGTTTTGATggatttttgagatatttgaTGAGTGAAGATAACCCAATCGTGGCTTTATCGAAACTTGAATTATCAGATGACATGGACCAACCGCTTGCacattactttataaattctaGTCACAATACATACTTAACAG gACATCAACTTACTGGAAAAAGTTCCGTCGAAATATATCGTCAATGTCTGCTTGCTGGTTGCCGATGTGTAGAATTGGACTtttggaatggaaaatttgaagaacCTGTCATTGTTCAtgg atATACATTTGTACCTGAAATATATGCACGAGATGTGATTGAAGCGATTGCTGAAAGTGCTTTTAAAACATCAGAATATCCTGTTATTCTTAGTTTTGAAAATCATTGCAATCCAAGACAGCAAGCTAAGATAGCTCAATATTGTAGAGAATTATTTGGAGAAATGTTGCTGGATGCTCCTCTTGAATCTCATAAG ttggAACCAGGACAAGAATTACCACCTCCATGTTTATTAAAACgcaagattataattaaaaataaaaagaaacatcatcatcatcataaaaaacataaaaaaaagcaaCAGACACCGGTAACAGAATTTGAAGAGGAAGCGCGAGAAAATGAAGATAATGGAGTAACAAATCAAGTTGCGGAGGGAGAAAATGGACCGCCGCCAGATATTGTTTCTCATGCTGAAgcaattgataataatgatcaaCAGATCGGAAATGGAGATATTTCACATCCTCCGATGTTACAGCAAAGACAAAGCAGCAAGGATAGTACTCAGGATGATGAAG atgaagaagaagaatctacTACAGAAGAAGATGAATCAAATGTAgaggatattaaattaagaatggtTGATAAAGTGCCTGCACCTGATAAAGTAGCACCTAATGCCAAAGAAACAGAAGCTGGAGCAGAAATTTCAGCTTTAGTTAATTATGTGCAACCTGTTCATTTTAATAGTTTCGAATCAGCTGAAA aaaaaaatcgaatgtaTGAAATGTCATCATTTGATGAAAAACAAGCTACAAcacttttaaaagaaagaccattagaatttgtaaattataacaaacatCAATTATCAAGAGTATATCCAGCAGGTACACGTTTCGATTCTAGTAATTTCATGCCTCAAGTCTTTTGGAATGCAGGTTGTCAGCTAGTtgcattaaattatcaaactcTTG aTCTTGCGATGCAATTAAATTTgggaatttttgaatataatcaaCGTTGTGGTTATCTCTTGAAACCAGAATTCATGAGACGAAAGGATCAACGATTAGATCCTTTTGCGGAATCGACAGTAGATGGTATTATAGCGGGAACGGTTCATATACACGTAATATCGGCTCAATTTTTAACAGACAAAAGAGTGGGTACTTATATAGAAGTAGATATGTATGGTTTACCTGCAGATAcagtgagaaaaaaatttcgtacaAAAATTGTTCCGAACAATGGAATCAATCCTGTTTACGATGAAGAacctttcatatttaaaaaa gTAGTTTTGCCTGAGCTTGCTTCAATTAGAATTGCTGCATATGAAGAATCAGGACGTTTAATTGGTCATAGAGTGCTACCTGTAGTTGGATTATGTCCAGGTTACCGACATGTTGCTCTTAGAACAGAATGTGGACAACCATTACCATtagcaaatttatttttacacgtaATTGTAAAAGATTATGTCCCAGATGGATTGAGTGAACTTGCTGAAGCTTTAGCAAAtccaattaaatatcaaagtgaaacagaaaaaagagaaaaacagtTATCAGTTCTTACAGACGGTTCAGAAGATCCATCAGAGGAAATTAAT GAGGAAACAGTCAAAACGAAAAGATTACAATCTGTGGGTGAATTACCACCACTTGTACCACCATCTACAAATATTCATGGTAGGCCATCTATTGCTGGGATAAATATGTCTGAAACACAAGATAACGAGGATGGAACTCCTACATCTACAGTTCAAGTTGTTGATGCTTCCACAAATAAAAGTTCAGTCAATATCACTGGTA TGAGCGATGAAATAGTGGCCGaatctttagaaaaattaatggaaaataaacttgttcgagaaaagaaaatagagcTCGAGAAGAAGCTTGAATCATTGCGAAAAAagcatgaaaaagaaaaattaagaatgcaAACGCAGAAAGGATCCATCGATGGTGAAAAGCATAAATCGAAATTCTATGTGAGCCATAAATTAGTGAAACGATTGTCAAGTAGAAATAT attttcaaGTGAAGTAGGATTGAGTACGTTAGCTTTAGCAGAAACATCAGAATGCACAGACATTGAAAACCGCGAAGGAAATGGTGGAACTCCAAAAGGACTACCTAGAAGTCAGAGTGAACGTTTGTTAGCCGTATGTAAAGCTCATGTACAACAAGAACGAGAACTTCAGGAAAAGtactatgaaaatttatttgcaactTTGGAGAAAGTAATGAAAACTTCTCAATCCaatcaattaaaaacattGAGAGTACTTTTAGAGCGAGAAACTGCCGATGTTATGAGAAAACTTCAAGCTACAAGACACGGAGAA GTGAAACAATTAGCAAAAGTGCATAAAGATAAAGCCGAATTAGATCGTATGAAGAGGGAGGTTGCAAAATCAACGGTTGAAAAAGGCGTAAATGAATGTACacgattaacaaaaatttacgagaaaaaaagagcagAACTCGAACGACAACATGAAGAAGTTCGACAAAGGTTAGAAGCAGAAAGAGCAAAg GTTAAAGCTACTCTAATGGCAGAATATAGTAGTCGATGTAGTAAATATGAGAGTGGAGAGTTATCTTTGTCGCCATCCGGCGGAACTGGTATGCCGGAATCACTTAGTGGAAATACATATTGA